The Porphyromonadaceae bacterium W3.11 genome segment CCCCACGATCCTCTCACCTTTTTGGACCGAGCCAATAATATCAGTTAGAGAAGCAAGTCGGGCGTTATGCATCTGATTTGTTTTCTCCTCATCCAGCTGTAGATTTACCGCAAGATATGCCTCGAGATGAATCCCTTTTAGAACGTCTTCATCCATATCTTTCGGAAGCTGATCAAGTATCAACTCGTAGGCCTGACGGGCTGTTAGCATCTCTGAGAGATTTCTACGCTTTGCCACGTTCTTATCATCTACTAGATATAGCGATGACGTCTCCAAGAGGCTAGCCTCATCATAAGCCTCGATCGATAGGATTCCTTTTGCATAGACCTCATCCATAGATCTAAGCAAATACTTCATATAGCGTGAAGTCAGAGCGTCGGGGAACTTCCCTTTCGAGAAGTCCTCCGTCAGTCTATTTCTTTCCTTGACACGCACATCGGGCTGAATCTTGTAATAATATATCCGAGATCGTTCTACACTATCTCGCTCCGCAGCCCGCATAGCATCGCTCTTGTAAACGGGGAAGTTATACGGAGCTGTTAGAACGCCCTCGTATCTCCATGGCTGATCAATCGCATAATCATATATGAACTTGACCTTCCTTGGATAGCTAATAGTCACCAACACTGCGGCTAAAATGAATAATATCAGACTTTTAGCTATTATTGACTTATGTAATTTCATAAACAGTCTTTCTTCTTCCCCTCTACTTAGATGTGATTAGTTACTTTTCTGTCATTCCTCTTCTACGATACGCACTAATAAGAGTATTACGCATCAGCGAAATGATGGTCATAGGTCCTACACCTCCAGGTACTGGGGTAATAAATGAACACTTAGGAGCTACCTCATCAAACTTAACATCACCAGTTAGCTTGAAACCACTTTTTTTAGATGAATCAGGCACACGTGTAGTACCGACATCAATGACAACGGCACCGTCACTGACCATATCAGCAGTAAGGAACTCTGGTGAGCCCAATGCCGCAATGATAATATCTGCATTACGAGTAAAGGAAGCAATATCCTTAGTACGACTATGACATACGGTCACGGTTGCATCACCAGGATAACCCTTCAGCATCATCAGCTGAGCCATTGGTTTGCCTACGATATTACTCCGACCAAGGATCACACAGTTCTTACCCTTAGTCTCCACATTATATCTCTTCATCAACTCTAAGATACCAGATGGTGTAGCACTAACAAAGCTAGGTAATCCAATACTTGTTTTACCCACATTTATAGGATGAAACCCATCTACATCTTTACTAGGATCGACCGCTTCAATAATCTTCTGCTCGTCAATATGCTTAGGCAGAGGTAGCTGTATGATGAATCCGTCTAGATCCTCATCCTTATTCATCTTCTCTATCTCAGCCAATAACTCATCCTCTGTCACGTCATTCTCATAACGAACAAGAGAGCTCTTAAAGCCAAGTTCCTCACATGTCTTCATCTTTGAAGCCACATACGTTTCACTGCCCCCATCGTGCCCAACAAGTACGGCAGCCAAATGCGGAGGTTTATGCCCCGCATCAACTATCTTTTTCACCTCTGCCGCGATCTCTTGTTTCATTTCTTTAGAGATCTTCTTACCATCTAACAACGTATATTTTTCTTCCATACTCTAGTTTATTTTTTATTTGATTGAATAACAACCTTCACTCTCATCTAGTTATAGAACAAGTCAATAAGTATAAGGTTGTTCAATAAATCGATTTTATTCAATACAGATTCCTCTGCTTATCTCCTTTTACGCATTTGTTTCTGCATTTGAGCCATATTCATACCCCTAGCCATTTTGCCTTTTCCGCCACCACTAAGGAGATGCATAGCTTTTCTTGCTTGTTCAAATTGTTTCAACAATTGATTAACCGCCGCCACATCTGTACCACTACCATCAGCAATACGCTTACGACGACTTCCGTTAATAATCTTAGGATTACTTCTCTCCTCTGGGGTCATTGAATAGATAATAGACTCAATACCCTTAAAGGCATTATCATCCACATCCAGATCTCGTATAGCTTTACCAACACCAGGAATCATCGCCATCAGATCCTTAAGATTTCCCATCTTCTTGATCTGCTTAATCTGGTCAAGGAAATCATTGAAGTCAAATTCATTCTTCTTGATCTTCTTCTCAAGTTCAGCAGCCTTCTTCTCATCGTACTGATCTTGCATTCTTTCCACAAGTGACACCACGTCACCCATCCCCAGAATACGATCAGCCATACGCTTTGGATGAAAGACATCTATAGCCTCTAGCTTCTCTCCTGTACCGATGAATTTGATTGGCTTCTCTACCACCGTCCGGATAGATAGTGCGGCTCCACCACGAGTATCACCATCCAGCTTAGTAAGCACAACCCCATCAAAATTCAGTCGATCATTAAACTCCTTCGCTGTATTGACAGCATCCTGACCAGTCATGGAGTCCACCACAAAAAGAATCTCTGTTGGCGAAACAGCTTTCTTAATATTGGTGATTTCTGTCATCAGTGCTTCATCAACAGCTAGACGACCTGCGGTATCAATTATGACCGTGCTATACCCCTCTTTCTTAGCCTTATCGATAGCATGCTCAGCAATCTCTACAGGATTTTTATTTCCTTCTTCCCAGTACACTGGCACATCAACCTGGCTAGCGACTACTTTTAGCTGCTCTATAGCTGCAGGGCGATAAACGTCTCCAGCTACCAACATAGGTTTTTGTCCTCGCTTTTCCTTCAGATACTTTGCGAGCTTTCCACTAAAGGTGGTCTTACCAGATCCTTGGAGACCACTCATCAATATGATATTAGGCTTCCCATCAAGCTCCAGCTCTGACGTTTCACCACCCATTAAGGTCGTAAGCTCATCATGAACGATCTTCACCATAAGCTCACCTGGCTTCACAGCTGTGAGGACCTTCTCACCAATAGCTTTCTTACGGATATTATCTGTAAAGTCTGTTGCTACATCGTAATTAACGTCAGCTTCCAGAAGTGCTTTACGTACCTCTTTGATCGTTTCAGCTATATTTAGCTCTGTAATAGATCCTTCTCCCTTAAGGACTTTAAAGGATCTCTCTAGTCTATCAGATAAATTATTAAACATCTATATAACGCGTAATATCTAAGTTAGATTATAAAAATTCTAATGTATTTACTCCTCCCCTAATAGTGACAAAGTTAACCATTTTATCTTAAACTGCTGAACTCATACTTGTTTAGCTAATCATGGCTACACTCATTTTTTCAAATGACTTACCTCGTTCTTTATACTCCTTGCGTTACGACTAGAAAATAAGGCATAAACATAAAACAAATACTGAGCTCTTCAGAGATGAAAAGCTCAGTATTCGTGAGTAATTAAAGTGATAAAAACACTATCTCTTTTTAAAAGCGATAGCCAAGCATCACAAAAAAGGATCTATTGGCCTTTAAACCTATATCATCTGCCCCAAGTCTCCTCTTCGCAATATTGGCAAAGCCCAACTGAACTCCACCCGTCAGTTGAATCCTTTTGTATTCAGTCCCTATAGCTACTTGAATACCTGTATCAAATGGATTAAAAAGATTTTCCGAGTCACGATCATCATCCCCAATATCATGTTTACTTTCAGCGACAATTCCTGATATATTACTTGCAAAACCATAGGACACATATGGACCAACGTTAGCGAAGAAATCCACATACTCACTGACCCCAAAACGACAGTTTGCTAAGACCAGTAGATCTAGATACCTAAGATTTACTGTAGGTGCATCTGATAGTTTAGTCCCTTTAGTTGAATAATAAAGACCTGGCTGGATAGAAATCTCCCCAAAACCAAGCTTATATATGGTATAATCCATTGTGGCACCAAGTCTTATGCCCGGCTTCATGTCACCAACATATGCATTATCGAACATATTATAAATATTGGCTCCCTGATAGCCGGCATGAACGATAAAAGTCGGACGATACTGTGCCATAGCGACAACCGCCGCTAGCATAAAAACAATTCCTAAAAAAAACCTTTTCATAATCACAAGTATAAAATCATATATATTCGTTATTCTGGAGCAATCTCATCATGCTCAGGAAGTATCTTCCACCCTTCTCCATAGGCATCATAGCAGTCCGATACCACTACGAACGCTTTGGGATCCACTTGCTTAATTTTCTTCGTAATATTCAGTACTTCTCTATTTTGTACCACAAGCATTAGGACCTCCTTTTCTTTTTTAGAATACAATCCACTACATTTTGTGATTGTCGCTGTTCGGTCTATATCATTAATAATATAGTCATGAAGTTCTGTTGGACGTTCATCCGTAATCACTTGTATTACCTTATCATTCTTTGTTCCATTCAGCACAAATTTAACGGTACGTGAGGTAATATAAATGGCTAGAAGTGAGTAAAATGTTAGATACATCATAGGCTCAGGGTTTGGTTCCTTTAGTCCAACTCCAAAACCAAGTACAATCAATCCAAATAATACTACACATCCATCAGCCATAAATATAGCTGATGAAAAAGGGATTCGCAAATACTTCTGCATCAACATCGCGATTAGGTCAGTACCACCTGATGTCGCTTTGGCTCGAATAATGATACCGCTACCTATCCCAGCCATAACAGCACCTAAGATTGTCGCCAATATCATGTGATCTGAAAGATCCATGATACCACCCAGTAATTGACTTGGATCCAAAGCAGCAATGGCTTCTTTATCTTTTCCATAAGAGTAATAGGTCATAACATTCATGATAGCAGGAACCGTCAATGCTGAGACGATTGTGCGTATCCCAAAGGTTTTTCCTAATAAAATTATGGAAATCGTGATTAATGGGATGTCAAACATATATCCAAATGTACCCACTTGTATTGAGGGGAATATATTATGAAGGACCACACTAGCCCCATAGACCCCTCCAGGGGATAATTTATAAGGGTTGATAAAATAAACAAAGGCAGCAGCCATTATGGTACTACCCAATAATAACTGACCCCATGATAACCACCATTTAGGTGAAGTGGCTGGCTTAATAAAGGCCCGAAAGTCCACTCTTTTATTCATACTTTTCATATAGGCTTAAGATTTTTTCACGAGTAATCCTACTCTAATAAAACAACCCTGACTTATGCGGATATTATAATTCATCTTCATTTATTGTATTCTCAGTATCAACTCTCTTTCATGCCACTGATTGAAAAATCATTTCAACTCGCAGCGAGAATATCTTCTAGGTTAAATATCATTTCATTCTTAAGATATGATCTCATTATGATTTTTCACATTTTTTGAATACGCAAATATAAATATAAACCGCAAGACTAAAAAGCAACCCCCATAATCTTTCAAGAGAAACTAATATGCATGCTATTGAACTGACCTATTGTAAAAAGACCAATAAAAACGCTGAGCTCTCCATTTCAGAAAAGCCCAGCGTCTCTATTCAATTGTAGTACCTTCGATACTACATATTATCTATAATTCCTGATATTAGAATCTATAACCAAGAGTTACAAAGAATGTGCTGTTAGTAGTCTTAAAATCGTCTTTTGCAACATTATTGATATTTGATAGACCGAACTGACCACCAACTGCTAGCATAATTCTTTTATACTCAGCACCAGCACCTACTTGAATACCAGCATCAAATGGCTTAAGGGCACCATCTTTCTTGAACGCATCCTTATATAAATCAAGAGCGTCTCCTTCTTTACCTACTTCTTTACCCAACAACTTCGATGAAGAACTTGAATAAACACCATAAGCTAAGTATGGACCAGCATTCACGAATACATTCACATCTTGAGTTACGCCAAAACGTACATTAGCAAGAATTGGCATTTCGATGTAACCTAGATTAACATTGTACTCATAAAGTTTATTGCTTACTTTAGAACCCTTTGCTGAATAATAAAGACCTGGCTGAATAGATAATTCTCCTGCTCCGAAATAGTAAACTGGGAAATCTACAGCAACACCAACACGGAAAGCTGGCTTCATCTTATTGTCAGATTCCTTGTCATTGTAATGCAAATTGGCTCCTTGATAACCAGCATTAATGATATAGGTTGGACGATCTTGCGCCATTGCTGCTACAGCAAAAATACTAAGAATAGCAGCTAAAAAAAACTTCTTCATAATTTTTTAAAATAAATTCTAGTTATAAATTAAGCTCATTGCCATATAATAATTTGCAACTCGCCATGAACTAAATACGAAGCAAAGATATGTATAAAATCGTGACCAACACTCGGATTTATTGAAATTTAACAGCTAATCCTAGTGTAAACGGACATGAAAATAGACATAATTTGCTCATTACCAAATCCAAACAGTTAATAATACTACCCAGATAATAATCAATAGAACCTTCAATGATGATGACATTTTCTTGGATCTAATGATTATTCCGATTGGTAAGATACCTAACACATAAATTATAAGCCCTATGATAAGCAGTCCCAATCCGATCGCAAATAGTGCTAATAGAATAGCAGCAAAAATGGTTATACCTGTATCAAAGGCTGGTGGCAAAAAGTCAAATTGTAATAAATAACCATTATCAACAGCCTGAATCAACCAGATTAGAGTAGCTATAGCACCAGCTAATGCTATAAATGCCAAGATCCACCACACCCAATTTTTAGAAGACTTCTTCGTTACTGGCTGATTGTCAATAATGCCTTTGCTCATTGTTCCATCTGACTTAATACTATTCTCGTCAACGGCATCACTAGAAATCTTGGTCCATAGATTCTCTGAATTGACCTCCTTGCCCTCCATCTCCAACCGATCGGCAGCACTGACAGCCTCTGGAATAAAAATCCAGCCAACGATATAAAGAATCACAACCACCATATGGACGGGCGTAAACAATAAGATAATGAACAGAAGGCGTATCAGCATCGGATCAGTATCTAAATAATGAGCAACGCCTGACAAAACGCCAGCTATAATCTTACCTCGTGGCTCACGGAAGAGCTTACGATGCGTCTTGTCATGCTCATAAGTATCACCAGTAGTAGCATAGTCTTGACTACTACTTTGTGCATCGGATTCATACGAGTGAGATTCATCTTGAGGGCTTTCCCCCTCAGCTCCAGGCACAGCTTCGTCTCGCAAATCCTCTATTTTACCCAGCTGTCTAATAACATCATTAGCCATTGAGACAGATATTACAGTGTATCCTAAACGTAGCTTCTCATCAAAGAGCTCTGATAACCTTGCTTCAAAATCCTGTGCTACCTCGCCATCAGGATCTAGATTACGATAGTAATTCCGGATAGTCTTAATATATTCATCCAGCATATTGTACGCATCCTCTTCGATATAAAAGTTGCGATTCGCTAAATTTACGCTAATTGTCTTCTTCATGATTCTTCTAAATTATGATTCAATAGTATTATCTTCAACGTCTGTTCCTTCTGCATCTTTTGCATCACTATGGCCATCAGAATCAAAACTCATGATATCGCTTGTAGCAATATTAACAACAGTCTCTTCGGATGATAATCGAATTCCTTCTCTTGTCGCTCTCTCCTTCCACTCAGGATTATCGACATCAAGTGAATCAATAGAATCACGCATAGCAACCCATAACTTTCTGAGATCTCCTAGAAGAGCTTCTCCCTCCTCTGTGATAAAATAATATTTGCGCGGAGGTCCCAAAGTACTCTCCATCCAACTATATTCAATAAACCCCTCCTTCTTCATACGTATCAATAGTGGATACAGGGTACCCTCTACGACGATGAGATCATTCTCTTTGAGTATATCCAGAAGGTCTGCACTATAAGCCTTACGATGCTTGAGGATCAGAAGTATAGCATACTCCATAATCCCCTTTCGCATCTGCGACTTGGTCTTCATCAAACTCTCTTTCATAAGTAATATATAATGTAATAATCCATAACTAAAAAAGCATTCTTCTCTCTTTCTGTGGACAAGATACGAAAAAATCAGTATTTTGCAAAACAAATTACTGAATATAAATAACGGCCACTTATTTTTAGCTTTTTATCAACGGATAATATAGTAGCCACATTAGTGTAATGACAACAAATAGAACGCTGATATAAAGGCAAATCAAATTTATTTCTACAACACAATATACATTAAACAGATCTATCCACATGAAAAACATTGCTTTTGTTTTCACACCTTTATTACTGAACAAAGACCAATAACAAAATGGAAATGCTCCTCATAGAAAAAGTTCATGATAAGGAGCAAAGATTCTTCCTATATAAAAGATATCTCCGTCCTATTAGGAGCATATTTTTTTCCTATAGGAAACTTTTCTCCTTCATATAACTAGAATATCACCTATTGAATTTATCGACAAACACCCCAATGGATATATTTTAGCATCAATAAAATGTGAATAAGAGTAATGATTAAAGAACTAAGAGCGGATACATCATGAAAAAGATA includes the following:
- the folD gene encoding bifunctional methylenetetrahydrofolate dehydrogenase/methenyltetrahydrofolate cyclohydrolase FolD produces the protein MEEKYTLLDGKKISKEMKQEIAAEVKKIVDAGHKPPHLAAVLVGHDGGSETYVASKMKTCEELGFKSSLVRYENDVTEDELLAEIEKMNKDEDLDGFIIQLPLPKHIDEQKIIEAVDPSKDVDGFHPINVGKTSIGLPSFVSATPSGILELMKRYNVETKGKNCVILGRSNIVGKPMAQLMMLKGYPGDATVTVCHSRTKDIASFTRNADIIIAALGSPEFLTADMVSDGAVVIDVGTTRVPDSSKKSGFKLTGDVKFDEVAPKCSFITPVPGGVGPMTIISLMRNTLISAYRRRGMTEK
- the ffh gene encoding signal recognition particle protein; this translates as MFNNLSDRLERSFKVLKGEGSITELNIAETIKEVRKALLEADVNYDVATDFTDNIRKKAIGEKVLTAVKPGELMVKIVHDELTTLMGGETSELELDGKPNIILMSGLQGSGKTTFSGKLAKYLKEKRGQKPMLVAGDVYRPAAIEQLKVVASQVDVPVYWEEGNKNPVEIAEHAIDKAKKEGYSTVIIDTAGRLAVDEALMTEITNIKKAVSPTEILFVVDSMTGQDAVNTAKEFNDRLNFDGVVLTKLDGDTRGGAALSIRTVVEKPIKFIGTGEKLEAIDVFHPKRMADRILGMGDVVSLVERMQDQYDEKKAAELEKKIKKNEFDFNDFLDQIKQIKKMGNLKDLMAMIPGVGKAIRDLDVDDNAFKGIESIIYSMTPEERSNPKIINGSRRKRIADGSGTDVAAVNQLLKQFEQARKAMHLLSGGGKGKMARGMNMAQMQKQMRKRR
- a CDS encoding porin family protein, coding for MKRFFLGIVFMLAAVVAMAQYRPTFIVHAGYQGANIYNMFDNAYVGDMKPGIRLGATMDYTIYKLGFGEISIQPGLYYSTKGTKLSDAPTVNLRYLDLLVLANCRFGVSEYVDFFANVGPYVSYGFASNISGIVAESKHDIGDDDRDSENLFNPFDTGIQVAIGTEYKRIQLTGGVQLGFANIAKRRLGADDIGLKANRSFFVMLGYRF
- a CDS encoding YitT family protein; the protein is MNKRVDFRAFIKPATSPKWWLSWGQLLLGSTIMAAAFVYFINPYKLSPGGVYGASVVLHNIFPSIQVGTFGYMFDIPLITISIILLGKTFGIRTIVSALTVPAIMNVMTYYSYGKDKEAIAALDPSQLLGGIMDLSDHMILATILGAVMAGIGSGIIIRAKATSGGTDLIAMLMQKYLRIPFSSAIFMADGCVVLFGLIVLGFGVGLKEPNPEPMMYLTFYSLLAIYITSRTVKFVLNGTKNDKVIQVITDERPTELHDYIINDIDRTATITKCSGLYSKKEKEVLMLVVQNREVLNITKKIKQVDPKAFVVVSDCYDAYGEGWKILPEHDEIAPE
- a CDS encoding porin family protein, whose amino-acid sequence is MKKFFLAAILSIFAVAAMAQDRPTYIINAGYQGANLHYNDKESDNKMKPAFRVGVAVDFPVYYFGAGELSIQPGLYYSAKGSKVSNKLYEYNVNLGYIEMPILANVRFGVTQDVNVFVNAGPYLAYGVYSSSSSKLLGKEVGKEGDALDLYKDAFKKDGALKPFDAGIQVGAGAEYKRIMLAVGGQFGLSNINNVAKDDFKTTNSTFFVTLGYRF
- a CDS encoding PspC domain-containing protein, whose product is MKKTISVNLANRNFYIEEDAYNMLDEYIKTIRNYYRNLDPDGEVAQDFEARLSELFDEKLRLGYTVISVSMANDVIRQLGKIEDLRDEAVPGAEGESPQDESHSYESDAQSSSQDYATTGDTYEHDKTHRKLFREPRGKIIAGVLSGVAHYLDTDPMLIRLLFIILLFTPVHMVVVILYIVGWIFIPEAVSAADRLEMEGKEVNSENLWTKISSDAVDENSIKSDGTMSKGIIDNQPVTKKSSKNWVWWILAFIALAGAIATLIWLIQAVDNGYLLQFDFLPPAFDTGITIFAAILLALFAIGLGLLIIGLIIYVLGILPIGIIIRSKKMSSSLKVLLIIIWVVLLTVWIW
- a CDS encoding PadR family transcriptional regulator, with protein sequence MKESLMKTKSQMRKGIMEYAILLILKHRKAYSADLLDILKENDLIVVEGTLYPLLIRMKKEGFIEYSWMESTLGPPRKYYFITEEGEALLGDLRKLWVAMRDSIDSLDVDNPEWKERATREGIRLSSEETVVNIATSDIMSFDSDGHSDAKDAEGTDVEDNTIES